From a single Ascaphus truei isolate aAscTru1 chromosome 2, aAscTru1.hap1, whole genome shotgun sequence genomic region:
- the LOC142488445 gene encoding uncharacterized protein LOC142488445, translating to MDPRLLSFPVVVPERLEIKSEKEEPNTEEHLIPIKEEIDAFPVCGFPVIVLESLEIKSEKEEPNIEEHLTPIKSETVPFPVSEIGLNEEQNLSSDTSRSWLTPRSPEVPKNNDSCHILDMCKEPVPHDGEFTELVQHTSQTDSKYGSSKRYARDLRRSRSAQPFLCCQCGKSFSLDRDLLTHLCVPTMEQAFTCTDGGSSFSLKRNLLPHQMIQTALTPFTCAVCGKQLSTKGTLRNHQRVHTGEKPFTCSECGKQFSIKSNLLIHQMTHTGEKPFTCTECGKQFSTKRNLLIHQMTHTGEKPFTCTECSKSFSTKAKLLIHERIHTGEKPFTCTECGKQFTFKSCLLIHQMTHTGEKPFTCTECGKQFSIKKSLLSHQMTHTGEKPFTCTKCSKSFSTKAGLLMHVRIHTGEKPFTCTECGKQFSIKRNLLRHQMIHTGEKPFTCTECGKQFSIKKSLLSHQMTHTGEKPFTCTKCSKSFSTKAGLLNHVRIHTEEKPFTCTECGKQFSIKRNLLRHQMTHTGGKPFTCTECGKQFSTKGNLLRHQMIHTGEKPFTCTECGKQFTVKSSLLIHQMTHTGEK from the exons ATGGATCCACGCTTGTTAA gtttcccagtggttgtaccggagaggttagagattaagtcagagaaagaagagccgaacactgaggaacatctgatcccaataaaggaagaaatagatgcatttcctgtttgtg gtttcccagtgattgtgctggagagtttagagattaagtcagagaaggAAGAACCGAACAttgaggaacatctgaccccaataaagagtgaaactgttccatttcctgtctctg agaTCGGCCTGAATGAGGAACAGAACTTGAGCTCTGATACATCCAGAAGCTGGCTGACTCCTCGCAGCCCAGAAGTGCCAAAAAACAATGATTCCTGCCACATTTTAGACATGTGcaaggaaccagtgccacatgatggtgaatttacagagcttgtacagcacacatcacagacggactctaaatatgggtccagcaaaaggtatgcgagagatttaagaagaagccgtagtgctcagccttttctctgttgtcagtgtggcaaaagcttctcactggacagggacctgctcacacacctttgtgtccccACTATGGAGCAAGCCTTTACATGTACAGATGGTGGGAGCAGTTTCTCACTGAAGAGGAATCTTCTTccacaccagatgattcagacaGCATTGACTCCTTTTACTTGTgcagtgtgtgggaaacagttaAGTACCAAGGGGACCCTACGCAATCATCAGAgggttcatacaggggagaaaccattcacatgttcagagtgtgggaaacaattcagtattaagagcaacctcctcatacaccagatgactcatacaggagaaaaaccattcacatgtacagagtgtgggaaacaattcagtactaagagaaacctcctcatacaccagatgactcatacaggagaaaaaccattcacatgtacagagtgtagtaaaagcttttctacaAAGGCGAAGCTCCtcatccatgagcggattcatacaggggagaaaccattcacatgtacagagtgtgggaaacaattcacattTAAGAGCtgtctcctcatacaccagatgacgcatacaggggagaaaccattcacatgtacagagtgtgggaaacaatttagtattaagaaaagcctcctcagtcaccagatgactcatacaggagagaaaccattcacatgtacaaagtgtagtaaaagcttttctacaAAGGCGGGACTCCTCATGCATgtgcggattcatacaggggagaaaccattcacatgtacagagtgtgggaaacaattcagtattaagagaaacctcctcagacaccagatgattcatacaggagagaaaccattcacatgtacagagtgtgggaaacaattcagtattaagaaaagcctcctcagtcaccagatgactcatactggagagaaaccattcacatgtacaaagtgtagtaaaagcttttctacaAAGGCGGGACTCCTCAACCATGTGCGGATTCATACAgaggagaaaccattcacatgtacagagtgtgggaaacaattcagtattaagagaaacctcctcagacaccagatgactcatacaggaggcaaaccattcacatgtacagagtgtgggaaacaattcagtactaagggaaacctcctcagacaccagatgattcatacaggggagaaaccattcacatgtacagagtgtgggaagcaattcacagttaagagcagtctcctcatacaccagatgactcatacaggagagaaatga